One genomic window of Sphingobacterium oryzagri includes the following:
- the rpsL gene encoding 30S ribosomal protein S12 has translation MPTIQQLVRKGRVALVDKSKSPALDSCPQRRGVCTRVYTTTPKKPNSAMRKVARVRLTNGKEVNAYIPGEGHNLQEHSIVLIRGGRVKDLPGVRYHIIRGALDTSGVAGRNQRRSKYGTKRPKPGQPAAAPAKGKKK, from the coding sequence ATGCCTACTATTCAACAATTAGTTAGAAAAGGTAGAGTAGCTCTGGTTGACAAGAGTAAGTCGCCAGCGTTGGACTCATGTCCACAGCGAAGAGGTGTGTGTACGCGTGTATACACTACTACCCCTAAAAAACCAAACTCAGCAATGCGTAAAGTAGCTCGTGTACGTTTAACAAACGGTAAAGAGGTGAATGCCTACATCCCAGGTGAAGGTCACAACTTACAAGAGCACTCAATCGTGTTAATCCGTGGTGGTCGTGTGAAAGATTTACCAGGTGTACGTTACCACATCATCCGTGGTGCATTAGATACATCAGGTGTTGCAGGTCGTAACCAACGTCGTTCTAAATACGGAACAAAACGCCCTAAACCAGGACAGCCAGCAGCGGCACCTGCAAAAGGTAAAAAGAAATAA
- the rnr gene encoding ribonuclease R, with protein sequence MKQKKENPYKEVLTRLILDIFEKSNNNPLNYKQVAAKLNVQDSNSKIAIADILSDESKSGKFLQVERGKFKLRQLNVYVTGKVDMTADGSAYVVPNDEFENDIYIAPRKLRQALHNDIVKVHVYERSKGRKREGEVVEVIQRAKTDFTGTIDIADSFAFFLPDDRKMIHDIFIPLDNLNGATNGQKVVVSIIEWKKGAKNPIGEVKNILGKKGENNTEMNAILADFGFPLSFPKEVEEEANNIPDKITADEIKKRRDFREILTFTIDPFDAKDFDDAISFRTLENGNYEIGVHIADVSHYVIPDSVLDKEAFERGTSVYLVDRVIPMLPERLSNGVCSLRPHEEKLCFSAVFEMDEKATVIDQWFGRTVINSDRRFTYEEAQEVIETKEGDFATEILKLNELAYILRERKFKNGAISFESEEVKFHLDENGKPTGVYTKVRKDAHKLIEDFMLLANRKVAEYIGKQGRGKNKLTFVYRFHDTPNPETLTTFSQFASRFGHKLSIKSDKETAKSLNALMTKIEGSKEQNLLTSLAVRSMAKAIYTTKSTSHYGLAFDYYTHFTSPIRRYPDVMVHRLLQFYLDGGQKINAEHYEKMSEHSSQMEKKAAEAERASIKYKQAEFLQEQIGVEYKGIVSGVTEWGMYVEIEENKCEGMVRLRDITDDFYTLDEKNYAIIGQRKKKKYQLGDEVQIKVKKVDLEKRQIDFTLLS encoded by the coding sequence ATGAAACAAAAAAAAGAGAATCCTTACAAAGAAGTTTTGACACGACTTATCCTCGACATATTTGAAAAATCCAACAACAATCCTTTAAACTATAAACAAGTCGCGGCTAAGCTCAACGTTCAGGACAGCAACTCCAAAATAGCCATTGCCGACATTTTATCCGACGAATCCAAATCCGGCAAATTCTTGCAGGTAGAACGCGGTAAATTTAAGCTAAGACAGTTGAATGTTTACGTGACCGGCAAAGTGGATATGACAGCTGATGGATCAGCATACGTTGTGCCCAACGATGAGTTTGAAAACGATATTTATATAGCACCACGAAAACTGCGTCAGGCCTTGCACAATGACATCGTCAAGGTGCATGTCTACGAACGCAGCAAAGGCAGAAAGCGCGAGGGAGAAGTCGTCGAAGTGATACAACGTGCGAAAACGGATTTTACCGGAACAATAGACATCGCGGACTCCTTCGCATTTTTCCTTCCGGATGACCGCAAGATGATTCACGATATCTTTATTCCGCTAGACAATTTAAACGGTGCAACCAACGGACAGAAAGTAGTTGTATCAATCATCGAATGGAAGAAGGGCGCGAAGAATCCTATCGGGGAAGTGAAAAACATCCTCGGCAAGAAAGGCGAGAACAACACGGAGATGAATGCCATTTTGGCAGACTTCGGATTCCCCCTCTCCTTCCCTAAAGAGGTGGAAGAAGAAGCGAATAATATCCCGGATAAAATCACCGCCGATGAGATTAAAAAGCGCAGAGATTTTCGTGAGATCTTAACCTTCACTATTGACCCTTTCGATGCTAAAGATTTTGACGATGCGATTTCTTTCAGAACATTGGAGAACGGTAATTACGAAATTGGTGTGCATATCGCCGACGTTTCTCATTATGTTATCCCCGACAGCGTATTAGATAAAGAAGCTTTTGAACGTGGCACGTCGGTCTACCTGGTTGACCGCGTCATCCCGATGCTTCCCGAGCGTCTTTCCAATGGTGTTTGTTCATTAAGACCGCATGAAGAAAAGCTATGCTTCTCAGCCGTATTTGAAATGGATGAAAAGGCAACCGTCATCGATCAATGGTTTGGACGAACGGTCATCAACTCGGATCGCCGCTTTACATACGAAGAAGCACAAGAAGTGATCGAAACAAAAGAAGGTGATTTTGCGACTGAGATTTTAAAGCTTAACGAACTTGCCTACATCTTGCGCGAGCGGAAATTTAAAAACGGTGCCATCAGCTTTGAAAGTGAAGAGGTGAAATTTCACTTGGATGAAAACGGCAAACCAACGGGCGTGTACACCAAAGTGCGTAAAGACGCGCACAAGCTAATCGAAGATTTTATGCTGTTGGCCAACCGGAAGGTTGCCGAATACATCGGCAAGCAAGGACGCGGAAAAAACAAGCTAACGTTTGTATACAGATTCCACGACACACCAAATCCAGAAACGCTAACGACGTTCTCGCAGTTTGCATCGCGCTTTGGTCACAAGCTATCCATCAAAAGCGATAAAGAAACCGCAAAATCGCTAAACGCGTTGATGACCAAAATAGAGGGCAGCAAAGAACAAAACCTGTTGACCTCGCTAGCGGTACGCTCGATGGCAAAAGCGATATACACGACCAAGAGCACCAGTCACTACGGGCTGGCCTTTGACTATTATACACATTTCACATCGCCAATACGCCGGTATCCCGATGTGATGGTACATCGCCTTTTGCAGTTTTATCTTGACGGCGGCCAAAAGATCAACGCTGAGCATTACGAAAAAATGTCGGAGCATTCGTCCCAAATGGAAAAGAAAGCAGCCGAGGCAGAGCGCGCTTCTATTAAATACAAGCAAGCAGAGTTTTTGCAGGAGCAGATTGGCGTCGAATATAAAGGCATTGTATCTGGCGTAACGGAATGGGGCATGTATGTAGAAATTGAAGAAAACAAATGTGAAGGCATGGTGCGCTTACGCGACATAACCGACGATTTCTACACCTTGGATGAGAAAAACTACGCTATCATCGGGCAGCGCAAGAAAAAGAAATACCAATTGGGCGATGAGGTACAGATCAAAGTGAAAAAAGTGGATCTCGAAAAAAGACAGATCGATTTCACCTTATTATCTTAA
- a CDS encoding Fur family transcriptional regulator, with protein MTSVTSEKERDFIKLLKQNALKVTPHRLRVLEEITQKDAAISQPDLEKIVGKEIDRVTLYRILSNFEEKGIVHKIFDLNGTATYAICTADCSENHHHDQHVHFICSVCNSVYCLEEIAMPKIPVPANFTLHGIALNAVGLCANCQSEQ; from the coding sequence ATGACAAGTGTAACATCCGAAAAAGAGCGGGACTTTATCAAATTATTGAAGCAAAATGCGCTTAAAGTAACCCCGCATAGATTGCGTGTTTTAGAAGAAATAACGCAAAAAGACGCAGCGATATCGCAACCCGACTTAGAGAAAATAGTGGGTAAAGAAATTGATCGCGTAACGCTTTACCGCATACTTTCCAACTTTGAAGAGAAAGGCATAGTGCATAAAATCTTTGATTTGAACGGTACGGCGACCTATGCGATATGTACGGCAGACTGTTCTGAAAATCATCACCACGACCAGCATGTACATTTTATTTGCTCGGTATGCAACAGCGTTTATTGTCTTGAAGAAATCGCGATGCCCAAGATTCCGGTGCCCGCAAATTTTACGCTACATGGTATCGCACTGAACGCTGTAGGCCTCTGCGCTAATTGCCAGAGTGAGCAGTAA
- the fsa gene encoding fructose-6-phosphate aldolase: MKFFIDTANLAQIKEAQDLGVLDGVTTNPSLMAKEGISGEENVINHYKAICEIVDGDVSAEVISTDYENMIKEGEILAALNSKIVVKVPMIKDGIKAIKYFSQKGIKTNCTLVFSSGQALLAAKAGATYVSPFIGRLDDISVDGLSLIEEIRLIYDNYGFTTQILAASVRHSSHILGCAKIGADVMTGPLSAILSLLKHPLTDSGLAQFLADHAKAAGK, encoded by the coding sequence ATGAAATTTTTTATTGATACCGCAAATTTAGCCCAAATCAAAGAAGCACAAGACCTTGGTGTTTTGGACGGCGTAACGACAAATCCGAGCCTTATGGCAAAAGAAGGAATCAGCGGCGAAGAAAACGTGATCAATCACTATAAAGCTATCTGCGAAATCGTAGATGGAGATGTTAGTGCTGAAGTAATCTCAACAGATTACGAAAACATGATTAAAGAAGGCGAAATCCTTGCAGCACTTAATTCCAAGATCGTGGTAAAGGTACCGATGATTAAGGATGGTATAAAAGCGATCAAATACTTTAGCCAAAAAGGCATCAAAACCAATTGTACGTTGGTATTCTCTTCTGGTCAAGCACTGTTGGCTGCGAAAGCTGGCGCCACATATGTATCACCTTTTATCGGTCGTTTGGATGATATCTCTGTAGATGGTTTATCCCTGATCGAAGAGATCCGTTTGATCTATGACAACTATGGTTTTACCACGCAAATTCTTGCTGCGTCGGTACGTCACAGTTCTCATATTTTAGGTTGTGCGAAGATCGGAGCAGACGTTATGACAGGTCCGTTATCGGCTATTCTTTCGCTATTGAAGCACCCATTAACAGACAGCGGTCTAGCACAATTCTTAGCAGACCACGCGAAAGCTGCTGGCAAATAA
- a CDS encoding MFS transporter → MDIFRSLSYPNFRLHVIGQAISLLGTWMQRVAISWLVYEMTNSVFWLGFVQFISLLPSLILSPFIGSFVDKHKKYKLVFITQIGLMLQAGMLTLVVGLHWETVFLLSLLGFMQGIVNAFDVLGRQSLMISLVDNKRDLPNAIALNSSIFNAARMIGPAIGGILLTTYGEFVCFGVNFFSFVPVIICLLLMRVTEDQSKLTRESNWRGLVEGFSYLRRSPHIASLIIVLTFSSLLVIPYTSLLPAVAKDLFRGDESTFSWFESAAGFGAMIGAINMARLKTGQNLRYRVLFSAFLMGISLCLLAFAHYLPTALLFTMMVSLAMMMQNSSINTYIQTHAVPSYRARTISYYIMAFQGIAPIGTLLVGATAEYFGIQTTLYAMGAAGIVLSLSYYTYIRLHIQRRLFKF, encoded by the coding sequence ATGGATATTTTCAGATCCCTCTCTTACCCCAATTTTAGATTGCATGTCATTGGTCAGGCCATCTCCTTGCTGGGTACCTGGATGCAGCGTGTAGCCATTAGCTGGTTAGTTTATGAGATGACGAACTCGGTATTTTGGTTGGGGTTTGTGCAATTTATTTCCTTGTTGCCCTCGCTTATTTTATCTCCTTTTATAGGTTCTTTTGTCGATAAGCACAAAAAATATAAGCTTGTTTTTATCACACAGATCGGATTGATGTTGCAAGCGGGTATGCTGACTTTGGTCGTTGGTCTTCACTGGGAAACGGTATTTCTTCTCTCGCTATTAGGCTTTATGCAGGGCATTGTAAATGCTTTTGATGTGTTGGGTCGGCAATCGTTGATGATCTCGCTCGTTGATAATAAGCGCGATCTGCCGAATGCTATTGCGTTAAACTCATCGATTTTTAACGCTGCGCGTATGATTGGTCCTGCTATTGGTGGTATTTTATTGACCACATATGGCGAATTTGTGTGCTTCGGCGTTAACTTTTTTAGTTTTGTGCCCGTTATTATTTGTCTTTTATTGATGCGCGTAACGGAAGATCAATCTAAATTGACGCGCGAAAGCAATTGGCGTGGCTTGGTAGAGGGTTTCAGTTATTTGCGTCGATCGCCCCATATTGCCTCGCTAATCATCGTGCTTACGTTTTCGAGTTTGCTGGTTATACCTTATACCTCGTTGCTTCCGGCGGTAGCAAAAGATCTTTTTCGGGGCGATGAATCAACTTTTTCCTGGTTTGAAAGCGCTGCAGGTTTTGGTGCAATGATCGGCGCTATTAATATGGCTCGGCTTAAAACAGGCCAAAACCTACGTTATCGCGTGCTGTTTTCGGCTTTTCTTATGGGCATTTCATTATGTTTGCTCGCCTTTGCACATTATTTACCCACAGCCTTGCTGTTTACGATGATGGTTTCGCTGGCCATGATGATGCAAAATTCGTCCATAAATACCTACATACAAACGCACGCCGTGCCTAGCTACCGCGCCCGCACGATCAGTTATTATATCATGGCTTTTCAAGGAATAGCACCAATAGGCACCTTATTGGTCGGTGCAACAGCCGAATATTTTGGTATCCAAACGACACTTTATGCTATGGGCGCTGCCGGAATTGTATTGTCTTTATCTTACTATACGTATATACGCCTGCATATACAACGGCGGCTATTTAAATTTTAA
- a CDS encoding aspartyl protease family protein: MQKIPLEILDLQGDGYHLLVDVVLFDKPFKMVLDTGASKTVLDKNTLLHAGISEEKFQNTDILSTGLGTNSMQSFMLEIPKFEINEWQQKKFITAVLDLSSINYAYEQMDIAPVIGVIGGDILRPYGAKIDYSKQTLTLRQRKLKFK, translated from the coding sequence ATGCAAAAAATCCCCCTAGAAATACTCGACTTACAAGGCGACGGATATCATCTGCTGGTAGATGTCGTGTTGTTTGATAAACCTTTTAAGATGGTGCTAGATACCGGCGCCTCGAAAACCGTACTCGACAAAAACACCCTCCTACACGCAGGCATTTCGGAAGAAAAATTTCAAAATACAGACATTTTATCCACCGGTTTGGGAACCAATTCGATGCAGAGCTTTATGCTGGAAATACCGAAATTTGAGATAAACGAATGGCAACAAAAGAAATTTATCACCGCTGTACTCGATTTAAGTTCCATTAATTATGCCTACGAACAAATGGATATCGCGCCTGTAATTGGTGTGATCGGCGGCGACATCCTGCGTCCTTATGGCGCGAAAATTGATTATAGCAAGCAAACATTAACCCTGCGCCAACGAAAGTTAAAATTTAAATAG
- the mdh gene encoding malate dehydrogenase, with product MKVTVIGAGAVGATTADNLVRKNIAEEIILLDIKEGVAEGKAQDMMQTAALLGFDSKVKGVTNDYVHTAGSAVAVITSGIPRKPGMTREELIGTNAGIVKTVVENLIKYSPDIIILVVSNPMDTMTYLALKSSGLPKNRIIGMGGALDSARFKYQIAEKLNASANDLNAIVIGGHGDTTMIPLIKHATWNSIPVSQFLSEEEQQEIVKKTMVGGATLTALIGTSAWYAPGAAAAAMVESIVRDQNRLFTASVYLEGEFGEEDIHIGVPVIINKNGWDRIVPLTLSEAEKEAFAKSAEAVRNMNQVLSDSDII from the coding sequence ATGAAAGTTACCGTCATTGGAGCAGGGGCCGTAGGTGCAACCACGGCAGATAATCTTGTCAGAAAAAACATTGCCGAAGAAATCATTTTGCTTGATATCAAGGAGGGCGTTGCGGAGGGAAAAGCACAGGATATGATGCAGACTGCGGCGCTTCTGGGATTCGACAGCAAAGTAAAGGGTGTTACCAACGACTACGTCCATACGGCGGGTTCAGCCGTGGCCGTCATCACATCTGGCATACCACGTAAACCTGGCATGACGCGGGAAGAACTGATTGGCACCAATGCCGGCATCGTAAAAACTGTTGTTGAAAACCTCATAAAATATTCTCCGGATATTATCATACTTGTCGTGTCCAACCCGATGGATACCATGACCTATCTGGCTTTGAAATCGAGTGGATTGCCGAAAAATAGAATCATTGGTATGGGCGGCGCGCTAGACTCTGCCCGATTTAAATATCAAATAGCCGAAAAACTAAATGCTTCGGCCAATGATTTGAATGCAATCGTGATTGGCGGACATGGCGACACCACAATGATTCCATTAATCAAACATGCTACGTGGAACAGTATTCCGGTCAGCCAATTTCTTTCTGAAGAAGAGCAGCAGGAAATTGTCAAGAAAACCATGGTTGGCGGCGCGACGTTGACCGCCCTCATCGGTACTTCAGCATGGTATGCCCCAGGAGCAGCGGCAGCAGCCATGGTAGAAAGTATTGTGCGTGATCAAAACCGACTATTTACCGCATCAGTTTATCTGGAAGGTGAGTTTGGCGAAGAAGATATCCATATCGGCGTCCCGGTAATCATTAACAAAAATGGTTGGGATCGTATCGTGCCGCTCACGCTTAGCGAAGCGGAAAAAGAAGCCTTTGCAAAAAGTGCCGAAGCGGTAAGAAATATGAATCAGGTGTTGAGCGACAGCGACATCATTTAA
- a CDS encoding BamA/TamA family outer membrane protein, with protein sequence MKSNHIVSASALLLILASCNATKHIADGEHLFEEATVHIENDTLDKDRKELFENRLQSFVRPEPTSKLKVALWNMGGGPDTTVGFIKRWIKRQGKAPVLLSEVNQEYNENLLRNRLENFGFFQAQVTSDTIIDGKKATVQFDAFPGPGYKIRNVQYDVDSTKQWGRDMADTKNQSLLRRGNNYNLDVVISERERIDVAMKNKGYYYFNADHMLLDVDSTVGTHQVDMYMTVKPETPERAKQPQRIGKIVVFPDYTQSAEGYSREIPRGTEAYRGEYYIYDPNHKFRNKVLANHLFFHKGEMYNREDHNMTINHLVNMNTFQFVKNDFVDSRDSANTMDVYYYLTPMKPRTLRTELIAKTATVYDGIEGNVNWSLKNAFKGFETLTLTAFAGFETQTGGGVALNSNFIRYGAEASISWPRLLSPYKWAPSRKYVPRTFASLRYEFLDRRTAYTLNSMTFNFGYSWKENERKVHDLTVAEIIYAQPRNVTEAYEEQIRNFPTLGHIIEPQFSFGPNYVFTFQNNMEDRTHTYFVRSALNTSGNVLGLIQGADASANNPEFLFGTRYAQFVRGEADFRHYWKLSPNTMFVSRAMIGVSHSYGNSIQLPYLKQFFSGGPNGMRAFRARSVGPGLTNVADLGIDEFFADQTGDFKLELNAEYRAPISGIFKWAAFVDAGNVWLQRRDENRPGAELTNRFYEQLAVGGGLGLRVDIDFLVIRTDLAIPFRVPHVRTNNGWVFNAIDFGDREWRSRNLVFNLAIGYPF encoded by the coding sequence ATGAAAAGTAATCACATTGTATCTGCAAGCGCACTGCTGCTCATCTTGGCGAGTTGTAATGCAACCAAGCATATAGCCGATGGGGAGCACCTTTTCGAAGAAGCTACGGTACATATTGAAAACGACACGCTTGACAAAGACCGGAAAGAGCTATTTGAAAATCGCCTGCAAAGCTTTGTACGCCCCGAGCCTACATCAAAACTTAAAGTAGCTTTGTGGAATATGGGTGGCGGCCCTGACACCACGGTAGGATTTATTAAGCGATGGATTAAACGCCAGGGAAAAGCACCTGTATTACTGAGTGAAGTCAATCAGGAATACAATGAAAACCTGCTACGTAACCGATTAGAAAACTTTGGCTTTTTTCAGGCGCAGGTAACGTCAGACACGATTATCGATGGTAAAAAAGCTACCGTACAATTTGATGCATTCCCTGGACCGGGATACAAAATACGGAATGTACAATATGACGTTGATTCTACCAAACAATGGGGTAGAGATATGGCAGACACCAAGAATCAATCACTTTTGCGCCGAGGTAATAATTACAACCTTGATGTGGTCATTAGTGAGCGGGAGCGCATTGATGTCGCTATGAAAAACAAAGGTTACTATTATTTCAACGCAGACCACATGCTGCTGGATGTAGATAGCACGGTAGGTACACATCAGGTAGATATGTACATGACCGTTAAGCCCGAAACACCCGAAAGAGCCAAGCAGCCGCAGCGCATTGGGAAAATAGTTGTTTTCCCGGATTACACGCAGTCTGCCGAAGGCTATTCGCGCGAAATACCTCGCGGTACAGAAGCCTATCGGGGAGAATACTATATTTATGATCCTAATCATAAATTTCGTAATAAAGTACTGGCCAACCACCTCTTTTTCCACAAGGGGGAAATGTATAATCGTGAAGATCATAATATGACCATTAACCACCTGGTCAATATGAATACGTTTCAATTTGTAAAGAATGACTTCGTCGATAGCCGGGATTCTGCCAATACGATGGATGTATACTATTACCTTACGCCAATGAAACCAAGAACGTTGCGTACGGAATTAATCGCCAAAACGGCTACAGTATATGATGGAATTGAAGGTAACGTTAATTGGAGTCTTAAAAATGCCTTTAAAGGATTTGAAACGCTTACGCTAACCGCTTTTGCTGGATTCGAAACGCAAACTGGTGGCGGTGTAGCGCTTAACTCCAACTTTATACGCTACGGAGCGGAAGCTTCCATCAGTTGGCCGAGGCTGCTTTCTCCGTACAAATGGGCGCCGTCTCGTAAGTATGTTCCACGTACTTTTGCTAGTTTACGTTATGAGTTTTTGGATCGTCGCACGGCGTATACCTTGAACTCTATGACCTTTAATTTTGGGTACTCCTGGAAGGAAAATGAACGTAAAGTACACGATCTGACAGTGGCGGAGATTATTTATGCACAGCCAAGAAATGTGACGGAAGCTTATGAAGAGCAAATTCGAAATTTCCCAACACTTGGCCACATTATTGAGCCGCAATTCTCTTTCGGACCGAACTATGTATTCACCTTCCAGAACAATATGGAAGACCGTACGCACACCTATTTTGTGCGTAGTGCGCTGAATACATCAGGAAATGTATTAGGACTAATCCAGGGAGCTGACGCCTCTGCTAATAATCCGGAATTCTTGTTTGGCACCCGTTATGCGCAATTCGTTCGTGGTGAAGCAGACTTCCGCCATTACTGGAAACTCTCCCCGAATACGATGTTCGTTTCGCGCGCGATGATCGGCGTCAGTCATTCTTACGGCAATTCCATACAACTCCCCTACTTAAAACAATTCTTTTCCGGTGGGCCAAATGGTATGCGCGCATTCCGCGCCCGTTCTGTAGGTCCGGGTCTTACGAATGTAGCCGATTTAGGGATTGACGAGTTTTTCGCAGATCAAACGGGTGATTTTAAGTTGGAGTTGAATGCGGAGTATCGCGCGCCGATATCCGGTATTTTTAAGTGGGCTGCATTTGTAGACGCTGGCAACGTGTGGTTGCAACGTCGCGATGAAAACAGACCGGGAGCAGAGCTAACCAATCGTTTCTACGAGCAACTCGCAGTAGGTGGTGGTTTAGGTTTACGTGTGGATATTGATTTCCTAGTTATTCGTACCGATTTAGCGATACCATTCCGAGTGCCGCACGTACGGACAAATAATGGTTGGGTGTTTAACGCTATCGACTTCGGTGATCGCGAATGGAGAAGTCGCAACCTGGTATTTAACTTAGCGATCGGCTATCCGTTTTAG